A window of Flavobacterium branchiarum genomic DNA:
GGTATCAATACCGTCATGATTAAACAAGCCCTAGGACATCAATCCATTAAAACTACCGAAACTTATCTAGAAGATTTCAATACAACAGAGCTAGATTTTGCCTTTGAGAACTTAATCTAAAATTATTGAAACTTTATAATCCACGGTTTTTTCCTTTATAATTTTCACAAAGAAAAAAAAAGAAAAAAAAAAGAAAGTCCTCACATTAGTGGAGGTTTCAAAATAAGTCAAGTTTTTTCGAAAAAATACTACCTCAATAGTTTTCAAGAATAGAAAGTGTGATTGTATTCTGAAGAGTAGTCATGAAAATATGCAGGTGGAGATTTTTTCGAAAACCCGCAGGGCTTGAACTTTACTTTTCGAAACCAGAACTTAGCTTTACTTTCTTTTTTTATTTTTTTTTAGCACGATGTTCTTGATTTACTTTTTCGGAAAAGCTCTTATGAAAATAGCAATCAAACATCCCCAAGCACCGCAAGGAGCAAAAGAAAGCGACACTCCCTTTTTCGAGGCAAGGAACTTTTTCTTGCGACAATCGAACCCCACCATAGATGCGGAGGTACAAAGCAAAACGAAGCGGATATAAGCGTGAAACGGCGGGGTAACTATATAATCAGCCTCGCTTTTTCTGCGGGACGTTCTTTATTCAAATGCAAAGTGATAACGGAGCAATCGCTGAAAAAACTAGGGCGACAGATATAATACTTCTGAATGTAATGGAGCAGAGCCTCCGGAGAGAAATGAAATGAAGCTGTATTGTGGATGTAATAGCCCCGCCGAACGCAGGAAGTGACCGTGTGAAGATGAGGACGAGGAAGCGTAGTGGTGGCTTGCCCATTTTCAGAGCTGGCCAACGCTATACTAACGAGTGGACTGCAGAATGGAGGAAGGAGGTTTTTTCTGCCGACGACCGACTGGAGCAGCCGAACGGAACAAAGCGAACGACCGGAGAGAGACCGCTTTATTGCCCGTTATTTCGTTAGGCCTTTTTATTCTTTATTGTAATATAATTTTAGTTTTGGTTGTTTTGTTTTCTCCTTTAGGAAATATTAAAACAAAAGCATTGTATGTATTGTCAAAATAGTGATATGTAAAGTCAACGTCTCCATTAAGGGTTTTTAGATTAATGGTACCATTTGTTTTCCACTTCTTTTTTAAAAAAAGATGGTCTCTAATAAATTCCCATTTGTAACCAAAATTTTCTGGCCATTCAATTGAGCCAAAATTGTTTAAGAATGATTCTGAGTGAAATGCATTTCTAAAATCACCATTTGCGACTCTACCTTTCTCTGATAAATTTTTAAGAACTAGTAAGCCACATCTAAATTTAGAATTCTCTACATAACGTCTAAAAGTTGCATGAACAGAAGCTCCAAAATAATTAGACAATTGCATTACAGAAGGCATTCCTAATTCAAATTTCTTAATTTCATTATCAAAACGGTCGCACTGAAAAAGAGTTACAGAAGCAAAATAATTTGCTTCATTCTCAAATTCTTCTTGAGTGTCTGGATCTAATGTCTCATCATCATCAAGGAATTCTAAGATTTTATTTTGCCAAGGGAGAACATTGTGACCCGTCTCATGTAAAGTAACAAAATTTTGTCTGGAGATAATTTGATTCATATCGAGATAAATCACTTTTTCTTTGCGATCTAAAAACCCTCTAATTTTTGACAAACCAGATTTAAGTACGTCAGAAAAAAGAGAAGTTTTATATTTCTTTTCTAATGATTTTAAATCAATACCTCCCGCAATATAAAGTTCCGAATATTGAACAATTTTATCAACAGGAGTTGGAAATACATCAAGTGCTTTAGAAGATTTTAGGATGTCTAAAGAAATATTTTCAATATCTTTTTTAGAGTGTAGTGTCATTATCTTTCTTATATTTTAAGAATTTAATAAAATCTACCACTTCTTTTTCTTCTTCTTCTGATAGCTTGTCTTTGTAAAAAGCAATTTCTCTTTCTAGTAAAGATTGTTTTGGTTTTGTTTCAGAATTTTCGCTTTTCTCAATAATACCCGAAGCATACAATAAAACATTTAAATCAATTTTATAAACATTCGCTAATTTATAAAGTATACTAGCTGAAGGTTTTTTAATTTTATCATTCTCTAACTGACTTAAGTAAGCATTAGATATACCGGTAGCAAGTTCTACGTCTCGAAGAGTTAAAGAGACGTTTTCTCTTGTATTCTTCAAGGTTTTACCTAAAGTTTCCATGATTAAATTTTTTACAAAGTTACTTAAAAATTAATTATATCAAAACCTTTGCTAATTATTTTTAGAAATTATATCAAAAAGCTTGCTAAGTAAATTTAGATTTTATACATTTGTAATGTAAAAATAGATAAATAA
This region includes:
- a CDS encoding helix-turn-helix domain-containing protein, which gives rise to METLGKTLKNTRENVSLTLRDVELATGISNAYLSQLENDKIKKPSASILYKLANVYKIDLNVLLYASGIIEKSENSETKPKQSLLEREIAFYKDKLSEEEEKEVVDFIKFLKYKKDNDTTL
- a CDS encoding ImmA/IrrE family metallo-endopeptidase, which gives rise to MTLHSKKDIENISLDILKSSKALDVFPTPVDKIVQYSELYIAGGIDLKSLEKKYKTSLFSDVLKSGLSKIRGFLDRKEKVIYLDMNQIISRQNFVTLHETGHNVLPWQNKILEFLDDDETLDPDTQEEFENEANYFASVTLFQCDRFDNEIKKFELGMPSVMQLSNYFGASVHATFRRYVENSKFRCGLLVLKNLSEKGRVANGDFRNAFHSESFLNNFGSIEWPENFGYKWEFIRDHLFLKKKWKTNGTINLKTLNGDVDFTYHYFDNTYNAFVLIFPKGENKTTKTKIILQ